Proteins from a genomic interval of Streptomyces sp. SID8374:
- a CDS encoding pitrilysin family protein: MEYHPQPTPGTARPWAFPAPERGALPNGLTVLRCHRPGQQVVAVEIFLDAPLDAEPEGLDGVATIMSRALSEGTDKHTAEEFAAELERCGATLDAHADHPGVRVSLEVPASRLAKALGLVAEALRAPAFAESEIERLVGNRLDEIPHEQANPSRRAAKQLSKELFPATARMSRPRLGTEETVRRIDAAAVRAFFDAHVRPATATAVIVGDLTGIDLDALLADTLGDWSGNTAQARPVPPITADDTGRVVIVDRPGAVQTQLLIGRIGPDRHESVWPAQVLGTYCLGGTLTSRLDRVLREEKGYTYGVRAFAQVLRSTGPDSGGAAMLAISGSVDTESTGPALEDLWKVLRTLAAEGLTDAERETAVQNLVGVAPLKFETAASVASTLADQVEQHLPDDYQAQLYARLAETGTVEATAAVVNAFPVDRLVTVLVGDAAQIAEPVKALGIGEVTVVSG; the protein is encoded by the coding sequence ATGGAGTACCACCCGCAGCCGACCCCGGGCACCGCCCGGCCGTGGGCCTTCCCCGCGCCCGAGCGCGGCGCCCTGCCCAACGGGCTGACCGTGCTGCGCTGCCACCGCCCCGGCCAGCAGGTCGTGGCCGTGGAGATCTTCCTGGACGCGCCGCTGGACGCCGAGCCCGAGGGCCTGGACGGCGTGGCCACGATCATGTCGCGCGCGCTCTCCGAGGGCACCGACAAGCACACCGCCGAGGAGTTCGCCGCCGAGCTTGAGCGGTGCGGCGCCACCCTGGACGCGCACGCCGACCACCCCGGCGTCCGGGTCTCCCTGGAGGTCCCGGCCTCCCGGCTGGCCAAGGCGCTCGGCCTGGTCGCCGAGGCCCTGCGCGCCCCGGCCTTCGCCGAGAGCGAGATCGAACGGCTCGTCGGCAACCGCCTCGACGAGATCCCGCACGAGCAGGCCAACCCGTCCCGGCGCGCCGCCAAGCAGCTCTCCAAGGAGCTCTTTCCGGCCACCGCCCGGATGTCCCGCCCGCGACTGGGCACCGAGGAGACCGTGCGGCGGATCGACGCCGCTGCCGTACGCGCCTTCTTCGACGCCCACGTCCGCCCGGCCACCGCCACGGCGGTCATCGTCGGCGACCTGACCGGCATCGACCTGGACGCCCTGCTCGCCGACACCCTCGGCGACTGGTCGGGCAACACGGCCCAGGCCCGCCCGGTCCCGCCGATCACCGCCGACGACACCGGCCGCGTGGTCATCGTGGACCGCCCCGGCGCGGTCCAGACCCAGCTGCTGATCGGCCGCATCGGCCCGGACCGCCATGAGAGCGTCTGGCCCGCCCAGGTGCTCGGCACCTACTGCCTTGGCGGCACGCTCACCTCCCGGCTGGACCGGGTGCTGCGCGAGGAGAAGGGCTACACCTACGGCGTACGCGCCTTCGCCCAGGTCCTGCGCTCCACCGGCCCCGACTCGGGCGGCGCGGCGATGCTCGCCATCAGCGGTTCGGTGGACACCGAGTCCACCGGACCGGCGCTGGAGGACCTCTGGAAGGTCCTGCGGACCCTGGCGGCCGAGGGGCTGACGGATGCCGAGCGGGAGACGGCCGTGCAGAACCTGGTGGGCGTCGCCCCGCTGAAGTTCGAGACGGCCGCCTCGGTCGCCAGCACCCTGGCCGACCAGGTGGAGCAGCACCTCCCCGACGACTACCAGGCCCAGCTGTACGCCCGCCTCGCCGAGACGGGCACCGTGGAGGCGACCGCGGCCGTGGTCAACGCCTTCCCGGTGGACCGGCTGGTCACGGTCCTCGTGGGCGACGCGGCACAGATCGCGGAGCCGGTGAAGGCGCTCGGCATCGGAGAGGTGACCGTCGTCAGCGGCTGA
- a CDS encoding M23 family metallopeptidase: MAFTRPTGKHRAPSRLTRRSAQVAGVAALATTGVLGSLASPAAAADSEAPKVAETGLTQAIALDATLAEQIDAQAQAQHQQAEAIARAKAKAAAEAKAEAAKAKAKAEALRKAEARAKEVREEKARAARAAERARLNAFHLPVAGSYVTTGYKSGGALWSSGSHSGVDFRAASGSSVVAVGAGTVVEAGWGGAYGNNIVLRMTDGTYTQYGHLSSIGVSVGQSVTSGQQIGLSGSTGNSTGPHLHFEARTTPEYGSDMDPVAYLRSHGVNV; this comes from the coding sequence ATGGCGTTCACCCGCCCCACCGGGAAGCACCGTGCCCCGAGCCGCCTGACGCGCCGCAGCGCCCAGGTCGCCGGCGTCGCGGCCCTGGCCACCACCGGCGTCCTCGGCTCCCTGGCCTCCCCGGCCGCCGCAGCCGACTCCGAGGCCCCCAAGGTCGCCGAGACCGGACTCACCCAGGCCATCGCCCTCGACGCCACGCTCGCCGAGCAGATCGACGCCCAGGCCCAGGCACAGCACCAGCAGGCCGAAGCGATCGCCAGGGCGAAGGCCAAGGCCGCCGCCGAGGCCAAGGCCGAGGCCGCGAAGGCCAAGGCGAAGGCGGAGGCCCTGCGCAAGGCCGAGGCCCGCGCCAAGGAGGTCCGCGAGGAGAAGGCCCGGGCCGCCCGCGCCGCCGAGCGCGCCCGCCTCAACGCCTTCCACCTCCCGGTCGCCGGCTCGTACGTCACCACCGGCTACAAGTCCGGCGGCGCCCTCTGGTCCTCCGGCAGCCACTCCGGCGTGGACTTCCGCGCCGCCTCCGGCAGCTCCGTCGTCGCGGTCGGCGCCGGTACGGTCGTCGAGGCCGGCTGGGGCGGCGCGTACGGCAACAACATCGTGCTCCGGATGACGGACGGCACGTACACCCAGTACGGCCACCTCTCCTCGATCGGCGTCTCCGTCGGCCAGAGCGTCACCTCCGGCCAGCAGATCGGCCTCTCCGGCTCCACCGGCAACTCCACCGGCCCGCACCTCCACTTCGAGGCCCGGACCACCCCGGAGTACGGCTCGGACATGGACCCGGTCGCCTACCTGCGCTCGCACGGCGTGAACGTCTGA
- a CDS encoding GntR family transcriptional regulator, with translation MRIPAHSVCTAIRDDIVSGVYERGSRLTEELLARRYGVSRVPVREALRTLESEGFVVTRRHAGACVAEPTEQEAADLLEVRMLLEPLGAARAAQRRTEAHLKVLRGLVRLGQERARRGEGEDLRSLGGWFHETLAQASDSPGLIALLTQLRHKVAWMYAVEQPARPVDSWAEHGAIVDAVARGDAERARALTAQHAERAAGAHRLRRPDRPGRRAAPPPRVSSLQHGVNIAGVRH, from the coding sequence ATGCGCATTCCCGCGCATTCGGTATGCACGGCAATCCGTGACGACATCGTCTCCGGTGTCTACGAGCGCGGCAGCCGCCTCACCGAGGAGCTGCTGGCACGGCGGTACGGGGTCTCCCGCGTCCCGGTGCGCGAGGCGCTGCGCACCCTGGAGTCCGAGGGCTTCGTCGTCACCCGCAGGCACGCCGGGGCCTGTGTCGCCGAGCCCACCGAGCAGGAGGCCGCCGACCTGCTGGAGGTGCGGATGCTGCTGGAGCCGCTCGGCGCCGCCCGGGCCGCCCAGCGCCGTACGGAGGCCCACCTCAAGGTGCTCCGCGGGCTGGTCAGGCTGGGCCAGGAGCGGGCCCGGCGGGGCGAGGGGGAGGATCTGCGGTCGCTGGGCGGCTGGTTCCACGAGACCCTCGCCCAGGCCTCCGACAGCCCCGGCCTGATCGCCCTGCTCACCCAGCTCAGACACAAGGTCGCCTGGATGTACGCCGTGGAGCAGCCGGCCCGCCCGGTCGACTCCTGGGCCGAGCACGGGGCCATCGTGGACGCGGTGGCGCGCGGCGACGCGGAACGGGCCAGGGCGCTGACCGCCCAGCATGCGGAACGGGCCGCCGGGGCGCACCGGCTGCGCCGCCCGGACCGCCCCGGCCGGCGCGCGGCACCCCCGCCCCGGGTGAGTTCTTTGCAACACGGCGTAAACATCGCGGGTGTCCGCCATTAA
- a CDS encoding HPr family phosphocarrier protein, translating to MAERRVNVGWAEGLHARPASIFVRAATASGVPVTIAKADGNPVNAASMLAVLGLGAQGGEEIVLASDADDAEAALDRLAKLVAEGLEELPETV from the coding sequence ATGGCTGAGCGCCGCGTAAACGTCGGTTGGGCCGAGGGCCTGCACGCCCGCCCCGCTTCCATCTTCGTCCGTGCCGCCACGGCCTCCGGCGTCCCCGTGACGATCGCCAAGGCCGACGGCAACCCGGTCAACGCCGCCTCCATGCTCGCGGTGCTGGGTCTGGGCGCGCAGGGTGGCGAGGAGATCGTGCTCGCGTCCGACGCGGATGACGCCGAGGCCGCTCTGGACCGTCTGGCGAAGCTGGTCGCCGAGGGTCTCGAAGAGCTTCCCGAGACCGTCTGA
- a CDS encoding bifunctional GNAT family N-acetyltransferase/acetate--CoA ligase family protein, with the protein MEPKPELSPHHAYPDHWEADVVLRDGGTARIRPITTDDAERLVSFYEQVSDESKYYRFFAPYPRLSDRDVHRFTHHDYVDRVGLAVTIGGEFIGTVRYDRINEQGRPASAPADEAEVAFLVQDAHQGRGVASALLEHIAAVARERGIRRFAAEVLPANNKMIKVFRDAGYTQRRSFEDGSVHLTLDLEPTEKSLAVQRGREQRAEARSVQRLLAPGSVAVIGTGRTPGGVGRTVLRNLLAAGFTGRTYAVNRAFDEGLATLDGVPAHRSLGEIDEQVDLAVIAVPAHRVPEAVADCGEHGVQGLVVLSAGYAERGSAGRELQRELVRQARSYGMRIIGPNAFGIINTAESVRLNASLAPESPARGRIGLFTQSGAIGIALLSGLHRRGAGLSSFISAGNRADVSGNDFLQYSFEDPDTDVALLYLESLGNPRKFTRLARRTAALKPVVVVKGARHSGTNPPGHAVPVSRIPDATVSALMRQAGVIRVDTVTEMVDAGLLLAGQPLPAGPRVAILGNSESLGLLTYDACLAEGLRPRPPIDLTTAASPQDFKDALAEALADGTCDAVIVTAIPWVGENGEAETGDGEVLAAALHGAAAKSPAKPVAVVHVEIGGLAEALAAASSTAAPRTRPTTLAAQPHGPSGAPAPTETAPREAGEAEGAEAPARPGRIPAYPAAERAVRAMAEAVKYAQWRRQAATPGKVPEFLDETTDEPGTAALIDTLLGATPDPRGRSLSHDEARELLGRYGIPVRPTLPAPDPEAAVAAAARLGYPVALKTTAPHLRHRADLGGVRLDLADEDALRRAYGEFTELLGRPAELLPVVQSMAPRGVDTVLRASIDAAAGAVLSFGLAGAPSELLGDTAHRLVPVTDRDAAELIRSIKAAPVLFGWRGSAPVDTPALEELLLRLSRLVDDHPEVVSVALEPVVVAPQGLTVLGASVRLAPPPPRGDLGPRRLPNY; encoded by the coding sequence ATGGAGCCCAAGCCGGAGCTAAGTCCGCATCACGCGTACCCCGACCACTGGGAAGCGGACGTGGTGCTCCGCGACGGTGGCACCGCGCGCATCAGGCCGATCACCACGGACGATGCCGAGCGGCTGGTCAGCTTCTACGAGCAGGTCTCCGACGAGTCGAAGTATTACCGGTTCTTCGCCCCGTACCCCCGCCTGTCCGACCGGGACGTGCACCGCTTCACCCATCACGACTACGTCGACCGGGTGGGACTGGCCGTCACGATCGGCGGCGAGTTCATCGGCACCGTCCGCTACGACCGCATCAACGAACAGGGCAGGCCCGCCTCCGCCCCCGCCGACGAGGCCGAGGTCGCCTTCCTCGTCCAGGACGCCCACCAGGGCCGCGGAGTCGCCTCGGCGCTGCTCGAACACATCGCCGCCGTCGCCCGCGAGCGCGGCATCCGCCGCTTCGCCGCCGAGGTGCTCCCCGCCAACAACAAGATGATCAAGGTGTTCCGGGACGCCGGCTACACCCAGCGGCGCAGCTTCGAGGACGGCTCCGTCCACCTCACCCTCGACCTCGAACCCACCGAGAAGTCCCTCGCCGTCCAGCGCGGCCGCGAGCAGCGCGCCGAGGCCCGCTCGGTCCAGCGCCTGCTGGCCCCCGGCTCCGTCGCGGTGATCGGCACCGGCCGCACACCCGGGGGAGTGGGCCGCACGGTCCTGCGCAACCTCCTCGCCGCGGGCTTCACCGGCCGCACCTACGCCGTGAACCGCGCCTTCGACGAGGGCCTGGCCACCCTCGACGGGGTCCCCGCCCACCGCTCGCTCGGCGAGATCGACGAGCAGGTGGACCTGGCCGTCATCGCGGTCCCCGCCCACCGGGTCCCCGAGGCCGTCGCGGACTGCGGCGAGCACGGCGTCCAGGGCCTCGTCGTCCTCTCCGCCGGATACGCCGAGCGGGGCTCGGCCGGGCGCGAGCTCCAGCGCGAACTGGTCCGCCAGGCCCGCTCGTACGGCATGCGCATCATCGGCCCCAACGCCTTCGGCATCATCAACACTGCCGAATCCGTCCGGCTCAACGCCTCCCTCGCCCCCGAGTCGCCCGCGCGCGGCCGGATCGGCCTGTTCACCCAGTCCGGCGCGATCGGCATCGCCCTGCTCTCCGGCCTCCACCGGCGGGGCGCGGGCCTCTCCTCGTTCATCTCGGCGGGCAACCGGGCCGATGTCTCCGGCAACGACTTCCTCCAGTATTCGTTCGAGGACCCGGACACCGACGTCGCCCTCCTCTACCTCGAATCGCTCGGCAACCCCCGCAAGTTCACCCGCCTCGCCCGCCGCACCGCCGCCCTGAAGCCCGTCGTCGTGGTGAAGGGCGCCCGGCACAGCGGCACCAACCCGCCCGGCCACGCCGTCCCCGTCAGCCGCATCCCCGACGCCACCGTCTCCGCCCTGATGCGGCAGGCGGGCGTGATCCGGGTCGACACGGTGACCGAGATGGTGGACGCCGGGCTGCTCCTGGCCGGTCAGCCGCTCCCGGCCGGGCCCCGGGTCGCGATCCTCGGCAACTCCGAGTCCCTCGGCCTCCTCACGTACGACGCCTGCCTCGCCGAGGGGCTCCGCCCGCGCCCGCCGATCGACCTCACCACGGCCGCGTCCCCGCAGGACTTCAAGGACGCGCTGGCCGAGGCGCTCGCCGACGGGACCTGCGACGCCGTGATCGTCACCGCCATCCCGTGGGTGGGGGAGAACGGCGAGGCCGAGACCGGTGACGGCGAGGTGCTGGCCGCCGCCCTGCACGGTGCCGCGGCCAAGAGCCCCGCCAAGCCCGTCGCCGTCGTCCATGTGGAGATCGGCGGCCTCGCGGAGGCCCTGGCCGCCGCGAGCAGCACGGCCGCACCCCGCACCCGGCCCACCACGCTCGCCGCGCAGCCCCACGGCCCGTCGGGAGCGCCCGCCCCCACGGAGACCGCACCCCGGGAAGCCGGGGAAGCCGAAGGGGCCGAGGCTCCCGCCCGCCCCGGCCGCATCCCCGCCTACCCCGCCGCCGAACGGGCCGTACGGGCGATGGCCGAGGCCGTGAAGTACGCCCAGTGGCGGCGCCAGGCGGCCACCCCCGGCAAGGTGCCCGAGTTCCTGGACGAGACCACCGACGAGCCCGGCACCGCCGCCCTGATCGACACCCTGCTCGGCGCCACCCCCGACCCGCGCGGCCGCTCCCTCTCCCACGACGAGGCCCGCGAGCTGCTCGGCCGCTACGGCATCCCCGTACGCCCCACGCTCCCCGCCCCGGACCCCGAGGCAGCGGTGGCGGCGGCCGCCCGCCTCGGCTACCCGGTGGCGCTGAAGACCACCGCACCCCACCTGCGCCACCGCGCCGACCTCGGCGGCGTACGGCTGGACCTCGCGGACGAGGACGCCCTGCGCCGGGCGTACGGGGAGTTCACCGAGCTGCTCGGCAGGCCCGCCGAACTCCTCCCGGTCGTCCAGTCCATGGCCCCGCGCGGTGTGGACACGGTCCTGCGGGCCTCCATCGACGCCGCCGCCGGGGCCGTCCTCTCCTTCGGCCTGGCGGGCGCCCCCTCCGAGCTGCTCGGCGACACCGCGCACCGGCTGGTCCCGGTCACCGACCGCGACGCCGCCGAGCTGATCCGGTCGATCAAGGCGGCTCCGGTCCTCTTCGGCTGGCGCGGCTCGGCCCCCGTCGACACCCCGGCCCTGGAGGAGCTGCTGCTGCGGCTCTCCCGGCTGGTCGACGACCACCCCGAAGTGGTCTCCGTGGCGCTGGAACCGGTGGTCGTGGCCCCCCAGGGCCTCACCGTGCTCGGCGCGAGCGTCCGCCTCGCCCCGCCGCCCCCGCGCGGCGACCTGGGCCCCCGCCGCCTCCCGAACTACTGA
- a CDS encoding DUF5998 family protein — protein MAKTGTTTQGLRAAIERSGYYPALVAEAVEAAVGGEPVASYLVHQETTFDSNEVRRHATVLVLTENRFIVSHTDEQAADTSSPTPYATTSTESVKLDRISSVVVSRVVANPEKYVAGTLPREVVLTIGWGAVSRIDLEPAACGDANCEADHGYTGSSTADDLSLRVSEAGDGPDAVRQTLAFAQSLSEATAATAATGR, from the coding sequence ATGGCAAAGACCGGTACGACGACCCAGGGGCTGCGCGCGGCGATCGAGCGCAGCGGCTACTACCCGGCCCTCGTGGCCGAGGCGGTCGAGGCCGCCGTCGGCGGGGAGCCGGTCGCCTCGTACCTGGTCCATCAGGAGACCACGTTCGACTCCAACGAGGTCCGCCGCCATGCCACGGTCCTCGTCCTGACGGAGAACCGCTTCATCGTCAGCCACACCGACGAGCAGGCCGCCGACACCAGCTCCCCGACGCCGTACGCCACCACCTCCACGGAGTCGGTCAAGCTGGACCGGATCTCCTCCGTCGTGGTCAGCCGTGTGGTGGCCAACCCGGAGAAGTACGTCGCGGGCACGCTGCCCCGCGAGGTCGTCCTCACCATCGGCTGGGGCGCGGTCTCCCGGATCGACCTGGAGCCCGCCGCCTGCGGCGACGCCAACTGCGAGGCAGACCACGGCTACACGGGCAGCTCCACCGCCGACGACCTGAGCCTGCGCGTCAGCGAGGCCGGTGACGGTCCCGACGCCGTCCGCCAGACCCTCGCCTTCGCCCAGTCGCTCTCCGAGGCCACGGCCGCCACCGCCGCGACCGGCCGGTGA
- a CDS encoding nucleotide pyrophosphatase/phosphodiesterase family protein has protein sequence MAQPAWQDPVPLALDTAPVPAYGNGSLADLLPTLAAGQGVEGLTATIPELTPADRNCVFLIDGLGWEQITSHPDEAPFLHSLLPTSRGGTGQPITAGFPSTTATSLASVGTGLPPGEHGLPGYTVRNPETGALMNQLRWKPFTAPRVWQPYPTVFRLADAAGVHTAQVSSPDFEQTPLTKVALSGGSFLGRLSGEDRMDVAAQRLAAGDRSLVYTYYSEVDGKGHRFGVDSDAWRGQLMYVDGLAQRLAEQLPPRSALYITADHGMIDIPFDEQSRIDFDEDWELRAGVALLGGEGRARHVYAVPGAQGDVLAVWREVLGEQFWVASRDEAIAAGWFGPVVDERVYGRIGDVVAAAHDDVVITASVNEPHESAMVGMHGSLTPVEQLVPLLEVRS, from the coding sequence ATGGCCCAGCCGGCCTGGCAGGACCCTGTCCCGCTCGCTCTCGACACCGCCCCCGTCCCCGCGTACGGCAACGGCTCGCTCGCCGACCTGCTGCCGACGCTGGCGGCCGGGCAGGGGGTGGAGGGCCTCACCGCCACCATTCCCGAGCTGACGCCCGCCGACCGCAACTGCGTCTTCCTGATCGACGGCCTCGGCTGGGAGCAGATCACGTCCCACCCGGACGAGGCCCCTTTCCTGCACTCCCTGCTCCCCACCTCGCGCGGGGGCACCGGGCAGCCGATCACCGCGGGCTTCCCCTCCACCACCGCGACCTCCCTCGCCTCGGTCGGTACGGGGCTGCCGCCCGGCGAGCACGGCCTGCCCGGCTACACCGTGCGCAACCCGGAGACCGGCGCGCTGATGAACCAGCTCCGCTGGAAGCCGTTCACCGCGCCCAGGGTCTGGCAGCCCTACCCCACGGTCTTCCGGCTCGCCGACGCGGCGGGCGTGCACACCGCCCAGGTCTCCTCCCCGGACTTCGAGCAGACCCCGCTCACCAAGGTCGCGCTCAGCGGCGGCTCCTTCCTCGGCCGGCTCTCCGGCGAGGACCGGATGGACGTGGCCGCCCAGCGCCTCGCCGCCGGTGACCGCTCGCTCGTCTACACGTACTACAGCGAGGTCGACGGCAAGGGCCACCGCTTCGGCGTCGACTCCGACGCCTGGCGCGGCCAGTTGATGTACGTCGACGGGCTCGCCCAGCGCCTCGCCGAGCAGCTGCCGCCGCGCTCCGCGCTGTACATCACCGCCGACCACGGCATGATCGACATCCCGTTCGACGAGCAGTCCCGGATCGACTTCGACGAGGACTGGGAGCTGCGCGCGGGCGTCGCGCTGCTCGGCGGCGAGGGCCGCGCCCGCCACGTCTACGCGGTGCCCGGTGCCCAGGGCGACGTCCTCGCCGTCTGGCGCGAGGTGCTCGGCGAGCAGTTCTGGGTGGCGAGCCGGGACGAGGCGATCGCGGCGGGCTGGTTCGGGCCCGTCGTCGACGAGCGGGTGTACGGCCGGATCGGCGATGTGGTCGCCGCCGCCCACGACGACGTCGTCATCACGGCGTCCGTCAACGAGCCGCACGAGTCGGCGATGGTCGGCATGCACGGCTCCCTGACCCCCGTCGAACAGCTCGTCCCGCTGCTCGAAGTACGCTCGTAA
- a CDS encoding thymidine kinase: MPELVFFSGTMDCGKSTLALQIGHNRSARGLQGVIFTRDDRAGEGKLSSRLGLVTDAVEADEGMDVYAHIVDRVSRGGRADYVIVDEAQFLAPVQIDQLARVVDDLGLDVFAFGITTDFRTKLFPGSQRLIELADRIEALQVEALCWCGARATHNARTVDGEMVVEGAQVVVGDVNRQAGEVGYEVLCRRHHRRRLTAETARAGTLSPDVLPVAAES; encoded by the coding sequence ATGCCCGAGCTGGTGTTCTTCTCCGGAACCATGGACTGCGGAAAGAGCACGCTGGCCCTCCAGATCGGCCACAACCGCTCCGCGCGAGGCCTCCAGGGCGTGATCTTCACCCGCGACGACCGGGCGGGCGAGGGCAAGCTCTCCTCCCGGCTCGGCCTGGTGACGGACGCCGTCGAGGCGGACGAGGGCATGGACGTGTACGCGCACATCGTCGACCGGGTCAGCCGCGGCGGCCGGGCCGACTACGTCATCGTGGACGAGGCGCAGTTCCTCGCCCCGGTCCAGATCGACCAGTTGGCCCGCGTCGTCGACGATCTGGGCCTGGACGTCTTCGCGTTCGGCATCACCACGGACTTCCGCACGAAGCTCTTCCCCGGCTCCCAGCGGCTGATCGAACTGGCCGACCGGATAGAGGCCCTCCAGGTCGAGGCGCTCTGCTGGTGCGGCGCCCGCGCCACCCACAACGCCCGTACGGTGGACGGCGAGATGGTCGTCGAGGGCGCGCAGGTCGTCGTCGGAGACGTCAACCGGCAGGCGGGCGAGGTCGGTTACGAGGTCCTGTGCCGCCGCCATCACCGCCGCCGGCTCACCGCGGAGACGGCCCGCGCGGGCACGCTCTCCCCGGACGTGCTCCCTGTCGCCGCCGAGAGCTAG
- a CDS encoding VOC family protein, whose amino-acid sequence MTEAAARRTPGTPCWVSLIVHGLSATQEFYGALFGWEFRPGPDQLGPYVRGLLDGKEVAGIGQLPPDRHLPIAWTTYLATDDADLTAEAIRSCGGTVAVGPIDAGEAGRLAIASDPGGAVFGVWQGSEHIGTMTAGVPGTPVWNELVTRETSMVAKFYQTVFGYETEAVVSADFDYQTLHLEGRPVAALHGVGQSLPRDRGPHWMTYFEVADVDESAARVVELGGHVVQPPREGASGRLATVADPEGAAFTIVRSSEG is encoded by the coding sequence ATGACCGAGGCTGCTGCCCGGCGCACGCCCGGAACACCTTGCTGGGTGAGTCTGATCGTGCACGGCCTGAGCGCGACCCAGGAGTTCTACGGAGCCCTGTTCGGCTGGGAGTTCCGGCCGGGCCCCGACCAGCTGGGCCCTTATGTGCGCGGACTCCTCGACGGGAAGGAGGTCGCGGGCATCGGCCAGCTGCCGCCCGACCGGCACCTCCCGATCGCCTGGACCACCTACCTGGCGACGGACGACGCCGACCTGACGGCCGAGGCGATCCGGTCCTGCGGCGGCACGGTCGCGGTCGGGCCGATCGACGCGGGCGAGGCGGGGCGGCTCGCCATCGCCTCGGACCCGGGCGGGGCGGTCTTCGGCGTCTGGCAGGGCTCGGAGCACATCGGCACGATGACGGCGGGCGTCCCCGGCACGCCCGTCTGGAACGAGCTGGTGACGCGGGAGACCTCGATGGTCGCGAAGTTCTACCAGACGGTCTTCGGTTACGAGACCGAGGCGGTGGTCTCCGCCGACTTCGACTACCAGACCCTGCACCTGGAGGGCCGCCCGGTGGCCGCCCTCCACGGGGTCGGCCAGTCGCTGCCGCGCGACCGGGGCCCGCACTGGATGACGTACTTCGAGGTCGCCGACGTCGACGAGTCCGCCGCGCGGGTGGTGGAGCTGGGCGGCCACGTTGTGCAGCCGCCGCGCGAGGGGGCGAGCGGCAGGCTGGCGACGGTGGCCGATCCGGAGGGCGCCGCCTTCACGATCGTACGGTCGTCCGAGGGCTGA
- a CDS encoding sulfurtransferase has protein sequence MKPIITASECASESAGPRPPVLLDVRWQLGGPHGRPDYEAGHLPGAVFVDLDTELAGPAGSGGRHPLPDPEAFGAVMRRAGVGQDTPVVVYDGGRGWAAARAWWLLRWTGHQNVRVLDGGLAAWTGDLSTEIPHPAEGDFRPKPGALPTLDADAAAALARTGLLLDARAAERYRGDVEPIDRVGGHIPGAVSAPTTANVAEDGRYLPAGQLAERFTALGAGKSGETVGVYCGSGVSGAHEVLALEIAGIRAALYPGSWSEWSADPARPVATGPEPA, from the coding sequence ATGAAGCCCATCATCACCGCATCCGAATGCGCGAGCGAGTCGGCGGGACCGCGGCCCCCGGTGCTCCTGGACGTCCGCTGGCAGTTGGGTGGTCCGCACGGCCGCCCCGACTACGAGGCCGGCCATCTGCCCGGCGCCGTCTTCGTCGACCTCGATACGGAACTGGCCGGACCGGCGGGCAGCGGCGGCCGCCACCCCCTCCCGGACCCGGAGGCCTTCGGCGCCGTGATGCGCCGCGCCGGGGTCGGCCAGGACACCCCGGTCGTGGTCTACGACGGCGGGCGGGGCTGGGCCGCCGCGCGCGCCTGGTGGCTGCTGCGCTGGACGGGGCACCAGAATGTACGGGTCCTGGACGGCGGGCTCGCCGCGTGGACCGGTGACCTCTCCACCGAGATCCCGCACCCGGCCGAGGGCGATTTCCGGCCGAAGCCGGGGGCCCTGCCCACCCTGGACGCGGACGCGGCCGCCGCGCTCGCCCGTACGGGGCTGCTCCTGGACGCCCGGGCGGCCGAGCGCTACCGGGGCGATGTGGAGCCGATCGACCGCGTCGGCGGCCACATCCCTGGCGCGGTCTCCGCCCCGACCACGGCGAACGTCGCCGAGGACGGCCGCTACCTTCCGGCCGGACAGCTCGCCGAGCGGTTCACCGCACTCGGGGCGGGGAAGAGTGGCGAGACCGTCGGCGTCTACTGCGGATCGGGAGTCTCCGGCGCCCACGAGGTGCTGGCCCTGGAGATCGCCGGAATCCGTGCCGCCCTCTACCCCGGCTCCTGGTCCGAGTGGTCCGCCGACCCCGCCCGCCCGGTCGCCACCGGCCCCGAGCCGGCCTGA